The Chitinophaga caeni genome segment CCATCCCGGGCAATTTCTTCATTTTCCGTACCATGTTCCGGCCTTTATCACAGGAAAGCAGGAAGCCGATAAAAGCGCCTACGGAGGCTCCCAGGATAATTCCGGCGATCATCTTTTTTCTTTCGCTTGATTTCATGGTTGTATCGAATGATTATTATTTAGAATTGGATCCAGGTAAGAATCTTTCTTTTTGGCGA includes the following:
- a CDS encoding YtxH domain-containing protein, whose product is MKSSERKKMIAGIILGASVGAFIGFLLSCDKGRNMVRKMKKLPGMAADELEKFANPIDDKEIHVDTPLEHIP